One stretch of Deinobacterium chartae DNA includes these proteins:
- a CDS encoding NUDIX domain-containing protein, translated as MSLPLHIVNVELVMARGDRYLVIVRGEQEAHAPGTLSFPGGKVEAGERNDALEAAARRELLEEVGLEAGALSYLESSSFVTDFGMPVVSVVFLAEYVGGEPVAASPEEVAGLAWLRAAEICARPECPPWTARVTQKAEARRVDLGV; from the coding sequence ATGTCTTTGCCCCTTCATATCGTCAACGTTGAGCTGGTCATGGCCCGCGGCGACCGCTACCTCGTCATCGTGCGTGGCGAGCAGGAGGCCCACGCCCCCGGCACGCTCTCGTTTCCCGGCGGCAAGGTCGAAGCAGGTGAGCGCAATGACGCCCTCGAGGCCGCTGCGCGCCGGGAACTGCTCGAGGAGGTGGGTCTCGAGGCGGGAGCTCTCAGCTACCTCGAGAGCAGCAGCTTTGTGACCGATTTTGGAATGCCGGTGGTGAGCGTGGTTTTCCTGGCCGAATACGTCGGGGGAGAGCCGGTAGCGGCCAGCCCCGAGGAGGTGGCGGGGCTGGCCTGGCTGCGCGCAGCCGAGATTTGCGCACGCCCCGAATGTCCGCCGTGGACTGCCCGCGTCACCCAGAAGGCCGAGGCGCGGCGGGTGGATCTCGGTGTCTAG
- a CDS encoding glycerophosphodiester phosphodiesterase produces the protein MTYRPLRLLAAAALIGTAAAQSAPTPPAPLVQAHRGYSELYPENTLPAFERAIEAGADRLETDLWFSADGTSILLHDRSVDRTTDGSGVADYLSLEELRALDAGAWKASQHAGTRIPTLEELLGAVAGRAEINLEIKTSSRPKAAWRRSVDLALEVLSRSPHRDRVLFSSFDLEALLYVRQKAPEYRLILIDWEQQGSFGGLQMAAAARLYAWSPKNEYLTEDQVREAHAAGLKVFVGAAPNARLLELRRWGVDGFSGDDPRALVEFLRQEGLR, from the coding sequence ATGACCTACCGACCCCTGCGCCTGCTGGCCGCCGCCGCCCTGATCGGTACTGCGGCGGCTCAGAGCGCTCCGACCCCGCCTGCGCCGCTCGTGCAGGCCCACCGCGGCTACAGCGAGCTGTATCCTGAAAACACCCTGCCCGCCTTCGAGCGCGCCATCGAGGCCGGAGCGGACCGCCTCGAGACCGACTTGTGGTTCAGCGCCGATGGTACCAGCATCTTGCTGCACGACCGCAGCGTGGACCGCACCACCGACGGCAGCGGAGTGGCCGACTACCTCAGCCTCGAGGAACTGCGCGCCCTGGACGCGGGTGCCTGGAAAGCTTCCCAGCATGCCGGAACGCGCATTCCGACCCTCGAGGAACTGCTCGGGGCGGTGGCGGGCCGCGCCGAGATCAACCTCGAGATCAAGACCAGCAGCCGTCCCAAGGCGGCGTGGCGCCGCTCGGTGGACCTGGCCCTCGAGGTGCTGTCGCGCTCGCCGCACCGCGACCGGGTGCTGTTTTCCAGCTTTGACCTCGAGGCGCTGCTGTACGTGCGCCAGAAAGCGCCCGAGTACCGCCTGATCCTGATCGACTGGGAGCAGCAGGGCTCGTTCGGAGGTCTGCAGATGGCGGCGGCAGCGCGTTTGTACGCGTGGTCACCCAAGAACGAGTACCTGACCGAGGATCAGGTGCGCGAGGCGCATGCAGCGGGCCTGAAGGTCTTTGTAGGGGCTGCGCCCAACGCGCGCCTGCTCGAGCTGCGCCGCTGGGGCGTGGACGGTTTTTCCGGCGACGATCCGCGCGCACTGGTCGAATTCCTGAGACAGGAGGGCCTGCGCTGA
- a CDS encoding carbohydrate ABC transporter permease, whose translation MTAESRVSSRRPPTAPERRMARIISVVLGCAAFLWLFPFVWALIASFKPEDEVLSRVWALPSRLAWENYAGALEGLTYARSLANSLGVSTLVAVLQCATGTLAAYAFARMRFPGRGLLFTLFLATLMIPGSVTLTANFLTLSKFNWIDTYAALIIPDMAGGFAIFLLRQFFLTLPKELEEAARLDGAGHLRFLWHIALPLSKPALATVFAFVFIANYNEFLWPLIMTSSEELRTVQVALSTFDSQVGVNWGELMAAAVLTMLPSIVLFSFMQRAFIRGITRSGLK comes from the coding sequence ATGACCGCTGAGAGCCGAGTTTCCAGCCGCCGTCCGCCCACCGCTCCCGAGCGCCGCATGGCGCGCATCATCTCGGTGGTGCTGGGCTGCGCGGCCTTTTTGTGGCTGTTTCCGTTCGTCTGGGCGCTGATCGCGTCGTTCAAGCCCGAGGACGAGGTGCTCAGCCGCGTCTGGGCCCTGCCCTCGCGCCTGGCCTGGGAGAACTACGCAGGAGCCCTCGAGGGGCTGACCTACGCACGCTCGCTGGCCAACAGCCTGGGGGTGTCCACGCTGGTGGCCGTGCTGCAGTGCGCCACCGGCACCCTGGCCGCCTACGCCTTTGCCCGCATGCGCTTTCCGGGGCGTGGCCTGCTGTTTACGCTGTTCCTGGCGACCCTGATGATTCCGGGCAGCGTGACGCTGACCGCCAACTTCTTGACCCTCTCCAAGTTCAACTGGATTGACACCTACGCCGCGCTGATCATTCCCGACATGGCCGGGGGCTTTGCGATCTTTTTGCTGCGGCAGTTCTTTTTGACCCTGCCCAAGGAGCTCGAGGAGGCCGCGCGCCTCGACGGGGCCGGGCACCTGCGCTTTTTGTGGCACATCGCGCTGCCGCTCTCGAAGCCGGCGCTGGCCACGGTGTTCGCGTTCGTGTTCATCGCCAACTACAACGAATTCCTGTGGCCGCTGATCATGACTTCCAGCGAGGAACTGCGCACGGTCCAGGTGGCCCTGTCCACCTTCGACAGCCAAGTCGGGGTGAACTGGGGCGAGCTGATGGCCGCCGCCGTGCTCACCATGCTGCCCTCGATCGTGCTGTTTTCGTTCATGCAGCGGGCCTTCATTCGCGGCATCACCCGGAGCGGACTGAAATGA
- a CDS encoding ABC transporter permease subunit, translating to MEALTAYAMILPALAVLLTFAYWPAINVVWISLTDRLLLRPFANFVGLENYARLLHDERFWNSVWNTVRYVLMSVPLEVGLALAIAVALARPLRGVGFFRTAFFLPVVTSLVAVAMVWEWIYHPSLGLLNALLAPLGVSPVRWLGDPTWAMPALVLLTVWKGTGYYMVIYLAGILDIPEEYYEAARIDGAGRWHIFRHVTWPLLSPTTYLILVLQAINSFQVFASVYTMTGGGPLGSTEVVVFYLYERAFKSFEFGYASAISVVLFVFLLLLTGAQRIFIGRRVIYDR from the coding sequence GTGGAGGCACTCACGGCATATGCCATGATCCTCCCCGCGCTGGCCGTCTTGCTCACCTTCGCGTACTGGCCGGCCATCAACGTGGTGTGGATCAGCCTCACCGACCGCCTGCTGCTGCGGCCGTTCGCCAACTTCGTGGGGCTGGAGAACTACGCGCGCCTGCTGCACGACGAGCGCTTCTGGAACTCGGTGTGGAACACGGTGCGCTACGTCTTGATGAGCGTTCCCCTCGAGGTGGGTCTGGCGCTGGCGATTGCGGTGGCGCTGGCCCGGCCGCTGCGGGGTGTGGGATTTTTCCGCACCGCGTTCTTTCTGCCGGTGGTGACCTCGCTGGTGGCGGTGGCGATGGTGTGGGAGTGGATCTACCATCCCAGCCTGGGCCTGCTCAACGCCCTGCTGGCGCCGCTGGGCGTCTCGCCGGTCCGCTGGCTGGGTGACCCCACCTGGGCCATGCCCGCACTGGTGCTGCTCACCGTCTGGAAGGGTACGGGCTACTACATGGTGATCTACCTCGCGGGCATCCTCGACATCCCCGAGGAGTACTACGAGGCCGCGCGCATCGACGGGGCCGGACGCTGGCACATCTTCCGCCACGTCACCTGGCCGCTGCTGTCACCGACCACCTACCTGATCTTGGTGCTGCAGGCCATCAACTCCTTCCAGGTGTTCGCCTCGGTGTACACCATGACCGGCGGCGGTCCGCTGGGATCGACCGAGGTCGTGGTGTTTTACCTGTACGAGCGGGCCTTCAAGAGCTTCGAGTTCGGGTACGCCTCGGCCATCTCGGTGGTGCTGTTCGTCTTCTTGCTGCTGCTGACCGGCGCGCAGCGCATCTTCATCGGACGCCGGGTGATCTATGACCGCTGA
- a CDS encoding sugar-binding transcriptional regulator: protein MKELPFPLEDALKVARMYYQLDLTTEQIALELGTSRSTVSRLLSLAREQGLVEFRLHDPRGVGLDLERRLRARYPLREVRVVPLLPDADDARRQDAVTTFAAHYLSSLVHERSIIAVAWGATVSALARKLIPRPLQDAQIVQMNGSGNSGHGITYAAEIIAALAENFGARSTLMPIPAYFDDPATRAAMFRERLILRAQDLLARADIALYSIGVPQAGSYIYTSDYIAPQDLEDLGAQGVVGDIATVFFRADGSWDLEMNARSSGPDLRALARIPHALCLVAGARKVRAIHAALRGGLVGTLVIDAATARELLHLEG, encoded by the coding sequence ATGAAAGAACTCCCCTTTCCTCTCGAGGACGCGCTGAAGGTCGCGCGGATGTACTATCAGCTCGATCTGACCACCGAGCAGATCGCACTCGAGCTGGGCACCTCGCGCTCTACGGTCTCGCGCCTGCTGAGCCTGGCGCGCGAGCAGGGACTGGTAGAGTTCCGTCTGCACGACCCGCGCGGCGTGGGACTCGACCTCGAGCGGCGGCTGCGGGCACGCTACCCGCTGCGCGAGGTGCGGGTGGTCCCGCTGCTGCCCGACGCGGACGACGCGCGCCGTCAGGACGCGGTGACCACCTTTGCCGCGCACTACCTGTCCTCGCTGGTGCACGAGCGCAGCATCATCGCGGTTGCCTGGGGAGCCACCGTCTCGGCGCTGGCCCGCAAGCTGATTCCGCGTCCGCTGCAAGACGCCCAGATCGTGCAGATGAACGGGTCGGGCAACAGCGGGCACGGCATCACCTACGCCGCCGAGATCATCGCAGCCCTGGCCGAGAACTTCGGGGCGCGCAGCACCCTGATGCCGATTCCGGCGTACTTTGATGATCCGGCCACCCGAGCGGCCATGTTCCGCGAACGGCTGATCCTGCGGGCCCAGGACCTGCTGGCCCGTGCCGACATTGCCCTGTACAGCATCGGTGTGCCGCAGGCCGGGTCGTACATTTACACCTCGGACTACATCGCCCCCCAGGACCTCGAGGACCTCGGGGCGCAGGGCGTGGTGGGCGACATCGCCACGGTGTTTTTCCGGGCGGACGGATCGTGGGACCTCGAGATGAACGCCCGCTCCAGCGGGCCGGACCTGCGCGCCCTGGCCCGCATCCCGCACGCGCTGTGCCTGGTGGCCGGGGCGCGCAAGGTGCGCGCGATTCACGCGGCACTGCGGGGCGGGCTGGTCGGCACCCTGGTGATCGACGCCGCCACCGCCCGAGAACTGCTGCACCTCGAGGGCTGA
- a CDS encoding GH1 family beta-glucosidase, translating to MNDLRFPLHFTWGVATSAYQIEGAALEDGRGPSIWDTFCHTPGKIIDGASGDVACEHYHRLEEDLDLIRSLGVSAYRFSVSWPRVQPDGSGEFNERGLAFYDRLVDGLLARGLEAHVTLYHWDLPQALQDAGGWGTRETVQHFVRYAQTVATRLGDRVRSIATLNEPWCSAVLGHETGEHAPGLRDRALSRQVAHHLLLAHGMALQAMRASGVRAELGIVLNLNPAYAASDAPEDLRAATLFDGHFNRFYLDPLLRGHYPADILEDLGADAPRVQPGDLEIIRQPLDFLGINYYSRTLVSASGNARPEDAQYTDMGWEVYPDGLRDLLLRLDREYDLPPVFITENGAAYADRLEGGRVRDPERVAYLRAHLAAVRSALEAGVKVKGYFAWSLMDNFEWAWGYTKRFGLVYVDYATQRRVVKESGEWYGSLVRGLEPVG from the coding sequence ATGAACGACCTGCGTTTTCCCCTGCACTTCACCTGGGGTGTAGCCACCAGTGCCTACCAGATCGAGGGAGCGGCCCTCGAGGACGGGCGCGGCCCCTCGATCTGGGACACCTTCTGCCACACGCCGGGCAAGATCATCGACGGCGCAAGCGGTGACGTGGCCTGCGAGCACTACCACCGGCTCGAGGAGGACCTCGACTTGATCCGCAGCCTGGGCGTGTCGGCCTATCGTTTCTCGGTGTCGTGGCCGCGCGTCCAGCCCGACGGCAGCGGCGAGTTCAACGAACGGGGACTGGCGTTTTACGACCGCCTGGTCGACGGCCTGCTCGCACGCGGCCTCGAAGCGCACGTGACGCTCTACCACTGGGATCTGCCGCAGGCCCTGCAAGACGCGGGCGGCTGGGGCACGCGCGAAACCGTGCAGCACTTTGTGCGCTATGCCCAGACCGTAGCGACGCGGCTGGGGGACCGGGTCCGCAGCATCGCCACCCTCAACGAGCCGTGGTGCAGCGCGGTGCTGGGCCACGAGACCGGCGAACACGCTCCGGGCCTGCGCGACCGGGCCCTCTCGCGCCAGGTCGCCCATCACCTGCTGCTGGCCCACGGCATGGCCCTGCAGGCCATGCGCGCCAGCGGCGTGCGCGCCGAGCTGGGCATCGTGCTGAATCTGAACCCGGCCTACGCGGCCAGCGACGCTCCCGAGGACCTGCGCGCCGCCACCCTGTTTGACGGGCACTTCAACCGCTTTTACCTTGACCCGCTGCTGCGCGGCCACTACCCGGCGGACATCCTCGAGGACCTGGGCGCCGACGCCCCCCGCGTGCAGCCGGGCGACCTCGAGATCATCCGTCAGCCGCTCGATTTTCTGGGCATCAACTACTACAGCCGCACGCTGGTGAGCGCCAGCGGAAACGCCCGGCCCGAGGACGCCCAGTACACCGACATGGGCTGGGAGGTTTACCCGGACGGACTGCGCGACCTGTTGCTGCGCCTCGACCGCGAGTACGACCTGCCGCCGGTGTTCATCACCGAAAACGGCGCGGCCTACGCGGACCGGCTCGAGGGCGGCCGGGTACGCGACCCCGAGCGCGTCGCGTACCTGCGCGCCCACCTCGCTGCGGTACGCAGCGCTCTCGAGGCAGGGGTGAAGGTAAAAGGCTACTTCGCCTGGAGCCTGATGGACAACTTCGAGTGGGCCTGGGGCTACACCAAGCGTTTCGGGCTGGTGTACGTGGACTACGCGACCCAGCGCCGGGTGGTCAAGGAGAGCGGCGAGTGGTACGGGTCACTCGTCCGGGGCCTCGAGCCGGTCGGCTGA
- a CDS encoding TetR/AcrR family transcriptional regulator: protein MYVNGKPHRRTQQERRKETRAALLRAARELFATQGFEATSTEQIVGTAQVTRGALYHHFQDKRDLFRAVLEDLEHEIDAGIAALVENARPRNAEEGWELYIRAHLVYLDLTMRPDIRRIALLEAPAVLGYEGWQAIDAAHALAQHQQGLENLMRLGLIRPLPPRATARLIHGALTEAALYVAHAPDPQSARLEAETALRSLLGGLRLEVTV, encoded by the coding sequence ATGTATGTTAACGGAAAGCCGCACCGCCGCACGCAGCAGGAACGCCGCAAAGAAACGCGGGCCGCCCTGCTGCGCGCGGCCCGCGAACTGTTCGCCACCCAAGGTTTCGAGGCCACCTCGACCGAACAGATCGTCGGCACCGCCCAGGTCACGCGTGGCGCGCTCTACCACCATTTTCAGGACAAACGCGATCTGTTTCGCGCGGTCCTCGAGGATCTCGAGCACGAAATCGACGCGGGCATCGCGGCCCTGGTCGAAAATGCCCGGCCCCGCAACGCCGAGGAGGGCTGGGAGCTGTACATCCGGGCCCACCTGGTCTACCTGGACCTGACCATGCGGCCCGACATCCGCCGCATTGCCCTGCTCGAAGCTCCGGCGGTCCTCGGCTACGAGGGCTGGCAGGCAATAGACGCCGCCCACGCGCTCGCCCAGCACCAGCAGGGACTCGAGAACCTGATGCGCCTGGGCCTGATCCGTCCGCTTCCCCCTCGGGCCACGGCCCGCCTGATCCACGGCGCCCTCACCGAAGCGGCCCTCTACGTTGCGCACGCTCCCGACCCGCAGTCCGCACGACTCGAGGCCGAAACGGCCCTGCGCAGCCTGCTCGGCGGCCTGCGCCTTGAGGTGACGGTATGA
- a CDS encoding glycerophosphodiester phosphodiesterase, translating to MLLLGHRGTPRLHPENTLAGFRAALEAGLHGVEIDVQPTSDGQLAVHHDPHLTSGRRLREHTLEELRLEKPDLPSLPEVLRWFAGSGAALLNVELKNETDRNDGREALLVQALRDVPLGGRVVVSCFHPLSLQRLHALDPELRLGYLTSDHPASKELQALAAPPPLYSVHPHFSTVTSETMQAWHARGLKVFAWTVNDPLEAQRLAELGVDGLIGDLPDVLRGAAPHAATAAR from the coding sequence ATGCTGCTGCTCGGACACCGCGGAACCCCCCGCCTTCATCCCGAAAACACCCTCGCCGGCTTCCGCGCGGCCCTCGAGGCCGGCCTGCACGGCGTGGAAATCGACGTACAGCCCACTTCGGACGGCCAACTTGCGGTGCACCACGACCCGCACCTGACCAGCGGACGGCGGCTGCGTGAGCACACCCTCGAGGAGCTGCGCCTCGAGAAGCCGGACCTGCCGAGCCTGCCCGAAGTGCTGCGGTGGTTTGCAGGCAGCGGCGCGGCACTGCTGAACGTGGAGCTCAAGAACGAGACCGACCGCAATGACGGCCGCGAGGCCCTGCTGGTGCAGGCTCTGCGCGACGTTCCGCTGGGCGGGCGCGTGGTCGTGTCGTGCTTTCACCCGCTCAGCCTGCAGCGTCTGCACGCCCTTGACCCTGAGCTGCGGCTGGGCTACCTGACCTCGGATCACCCCGCCTCCAAGGAACTGCAGGCCCTGGCTGCCCCGCCCCCGCTCTACAGCGTCCACCCGCATTTCTCGACGGTTACGTCCGAAACGATGCAGGCCTGGCACGCGCGCGGCCTGAAGGTGTTCGCCTGGACCGTGAACGACCCGCTCGAGGCGCAGCGTCTGGCAGAACTGGGCGTAGACGGCCTGATCGGAGACCTGCCCGACGTGTTGCGAGGCGCCGCCCCACACGCGGCTACGGCGGCGCGCTAG
- a CDS encoding ABC transporter substrate-binding protein translates to MFKRAAVSLALCVSTSALAAPIQIEVWSALSKGYGQAEFEEFAKDYSKLNPEVQVKVVYSGSYDDTLKKAQAAVAARKAPNVVMFEQTHGAGFVDAKAVLPLNDLIAADKRFNLKDFHSSLLSTCRYGDALYCLPFNTSTPVVYYNADLFKAAGLDPVKDFPRTWGELERVAPKLTKVNAKGVAEQWALGLYASPGWIFDAYLGQAGGNILSPDRKSFAFAGRQGISVMNVWKRMADNKSGKFSSNQYADFFSGKQAMIIASTAALENNFRQAKFNMKVAPLWCGVRCYAPIGGANLYLMNTGSEAEKKAAFDFMKYVTSAEVGAKFGAATGYMAPRRSSMLTKTLKDRFAKRPEARVTYDQMRTHGFPRTLVPFYNEVDSAITTATEEVLIAKKDPKAALEKAAAEGNRLMKVYAR, encoded by the coding sequence ATGTTCAAACGTGCCGCCGTCTCGCTCGCCCTGTGTGTCAGCACCTCCGCCCTCGCCGCTCCCATCCAGATCGAAGTCTGGTCGGCCCTCTCCAAAGGCTACGGCCAGGCCGAATTCGAGGAGTTTGCCAAGGACTACAGCAAGCTCAACCCCGAGGTGCAGGTCAAGGTGGTGTACTCGGGCAGCTACGACGACACCCTGAAGAAGGCCCAGGCCGCCGTTGCCGCCCGTAAGGCCCCCAACGTCGTGATGTTCGAGCAGACCCACGGTGCCGGTTTCGTGGACGCCAAGGCGGTGCTGCCGCTCAACGACCTGATCGCCGCCGACAAGCGCTTTAACCTCAAGGACTTCCACAGCTCGCTGCTGTCCACCTGCCGCTACGGCGACGCCCTGTACTGCCTGCCCTTTAACACCTCCACCCCGGTGGTGTACTACAACGCGGACCTGTTCAAGGCCGCCGGTCTCGATCCGGTCAAGGACTTTCCGCGCACCTGGGGCGAACTCGAGCGCGTAGCCCCCAAGCTCACCAAGGTGAACGCCAAGGGTGTGGCCGAGCAGTGGGCGCTGGGCCTGTACGCCTCGCCCGGCTGGATCTTCGACGCCTACCTGGGCCAGGCGGGCGGCAACATCCTCTCGCCGGACCGTAAGAGCTTCGCCTTCGCCGGACGTCAGGGCATCTCGGTCATGAACGTCTGGAAACGCATGGCCGACAACAAGAGCGGCAAGTTCTCCTCGAACCAGTACGCCGATTTCTTCTCGGGCAAGCAGGCCATGATCATCGCCTCGACCGCAGCCCTCGAGAACAACTTCCGTCAGGCCAAGTTCAACATGAAAGTCGCGCCGCTGTGGTGCGGCGTGCGCTGCTACGCTCCGATCGGCGGCGCGAACCTGTACCTGATGAACACCGGCTCCGAGGCCGAGAAGAAGGCTGCCTTTGACTTCATGAAGTACGTCACCTCCGCCGAGGTCGGCGCCAAGTTCGGGGCCGCCACCGGTTACATGGCGCCCCGCCGTTCTTCGATGCTGACCAAGACCCTCAAGGACCGCTTCGCCAAGCGTCCCGAGGCCCGCGTCACCTACGACCAGATGCGCACCCACGGCTTCCCCCGCACGCTGGTTCCCTTCTACAACGAGGTGGATTCGGCCATCACCACCGCCACCGAAGAGGTGCTGATCGCCAAAAAAGACCCCAAGGCCGCGCTCGAGAAGGCCGCTGCCGAGGGCAACCGTCTGATGAAGGTGTATGCGCGCTGA
- a CDS encoding carbohydrate ABC transporter permease translates to MTTLSPRRSGRPPGKRAMSRGAAYLLLLFGAVLTFAPFYFMFVFATHQRAEIFAFPPPLWFGDAFGENLRLLLERLPFWRNLWNSFYISVLSTLLTLFFCSLGGFGFAMYRFRGKDTLFALLLATLMIPTFLNIIPFYLILQALGWINEPKALYIPGAAGAFGIFLMRQYIASSIPHELMEAARIDGCSEFRIYWNIVLPLITPAMATLGMITFINSWNNFVGALVVMRESSTYTVPLALRSMQSAANTEWGALMAGTAISVIPLILIFIFASRRLIEGLTSGALKG, encoded by the coding sequence ATGACGACCCTGTCCCCCCGCCGTTCCGGCCGCCCCCCCGGCAAGCGCGCGATGTCCCGGGGTGCAGCCTACCTGCTGCTGCTGTTCGGCGCAGTCTTGACCTTTGCCCCCTTCTATTTCATGTTCGTGTTTGCCACGCACCAGCGCGCCGAGATCTTCGCCTTTCCCCCACCGCTGTGGTTCGGAGACGCTTTTGGCGAAAACCTGCGCCTGCTGCTCGAGCGCCTGCCGTTCTGGCGCAACCTGTGGAACAGCTTTTACATCTCGGTCCTCTCCACGCTGCTCACGCTGTTTTTCTGCTCGCTGGGAGGTTTTGGCTTCGCGATGTACCGTTTCCGCGGCAAGGACACGCTGTTCGCGCTGCTGTTGGCCACCCTGATGATTCCCACCTTCCTCAACATCATTCCCTTCTATCTGATCCTGCAGGCCCTGGGCTGGATCAACGAACCCAAAGCGCTGTACATTCCCGGGGCCGCCGGAGCTTTTGGCATTTTTTTGATGCGCCAGTACATCGCCTCGAGCATTCCGCACGAACTGATGGAAGCCGCGCGCATCGACGGCTGTAGCGAGTTCCGCATCTACTGGAACATCGTGTTGCCGCTGATCACCCCGGCGATGGCCACCCTGGGCATGATCACCTTCATCAACTCCTGGAACAACTTCGTTGGGGCCCTGGTGGTCATGCGCGAAAGCTCGACCTACACGGTTCCGCTGGCCCTGCGCTCGATGCAGAGTGCCGCCAACACCGAGTGGGGCGCACTGATGGCGGGCACGGCCATCAGCGTCATTCCCCTGATCCTGATCTTCATCTTCGCGTCGCGCCGCCTGATCGAGGGCCTTACCTCGGGCGCACTGAAAGGCTGA
- a CDS encoding aminotransferase class I/II-fold pyridoxal phosphate-dependent enzyme: MFEDRLAQRMQGVQTSPVRELLKLAQRPDIISFAGGLPDPELIDTEGLAEATAYATGEQARHAWQYGTTEGFMPLREQIVRLMATRGASVTPAELLVTTGSQQGIDLIGRVMLDPGDVVVVERPTYLAALQVFGLYQARVEGIEGDAEGMRTDLLEAFLERERPKMIYLITNFSNPTGATLSLERRRHLLELAARHGVMVIEDDPYGELVFDAQASLPPLWALADEVPGAKPWTVYLSSLSKIVAPGLRVAWMALPEWLYGKVTIAKQATDLHTSTLSQATAAHYLASDRLHARLPHMRATYREKAGVLMSALRSRLGGAITFEEPRGGMFVWARFAGGVDASVLAPRAIASGVMFLPGHSFFAGEPDHARVRLSYSLPDRAGIEEGVRRLASVMD, encoded by the coding sequence GTGTTTGAAGACCGCCTCGCCCAGCGTATGCAGGGCGTCCAGACCAGCCCCGTCCGTGAACTTCTGAAGCTTGCCCAGCGTCCTGACATCATCTCGTTCGCAGGCGGCCTGCCTGACCCCGAACTGATCGATACCGAAGGGCTGGCCGAGGCGACCGCCTACGCCACCGGCGAGCAGGCGCGCCACGCGTGGCAGTACGGCACCACCGAAGGGTTCATGCCGCTGCGCGAGCAGATCGTACGGTTGATGGCGACGCGCGGGGCCAGCGTGACCCCGGCCGAACTGCTGGTGACCACCGGCAGCCAGCAGGGCATCGACCTGATCGGCCGGGTCATGCTCGATCCCGGCGACGTGGTGGTTGTGGAGCGTCCCACCTACCTCGCTGCGCTGCAGGTGTTCGGGCTGTACCAGGCACGGGTCGAGGGCATCGAGGGCGACGCCGAGGGAATGCGCACCGACCTGCTCGAGGCTTTCCTCGAGCGCGAGCGCCCCAAGATGATCTACCTGATCACCAATTTCTCTAACCCTACCGGAGCGACCCTGTCGCTCGAACGCCGTCGCCACCTGCTCGAGCTGGCTGCCCGTCACGGGGTCATGGTCATCGAGGACGACCCGTACGGCGAACTGGTCTTTGACGCCCAGGCCAGCTTGCCCCCGCTGTGGGCGCTGGCCGATGAGGTTCCGGGAGCCAAGCCCTGGACCGTGTACCTCTCGAGCCTGTCCAAAATCGTGGCTCCGGGACTGCGCGTGGCCTGGATGGCGCTGCCCGAGTGGCTGTACGGCAAGGTCACCATCGCCAAGCAGGCGACCGACTTGCACACCAGCACGCTGAGCCAGGCCACCGCGGCCCATTACCTGGCTTCGGACCGCCTGCATGCCCGGCTGCCCCACATGCGCGCCACCTACCGTGAAAAGGCCGGAGTGCTGATGAGCGCCCTGCGCTCGAGGCTTGGCGGCGCGATCACCTTCGAGGAGCCTCGGGGCGGCATGTTCGTGTGGGCGCGCTTCGCTGGCGGCGTGGACGCCTCGGTGCTGGCCCCGCGTGCCATTGCCTCGGGCGTGATGTTCCTGCCTGGGCATTCGTTTTTCGCGGGGGAACCGGACCACGCGCGCGTACGCCTCTCGTACTCGCTGCCGGACCGTGCGGGCATCGAGGAGGGGGTGCGCCGCCTGGCCTCGGTGATGGACTGA